One part of the Suncus etruscus isolate mSunEtr1 chromosome 2, mSunEtr1.pri.cur, whole genome shotgun sequence genome encodes these proteins:
- the PITPNM2 gene encoding membrane-associated phosphatidylinositol transfer protein 2 isoform X2 — translation MIIKEYRIPLPMTVEEYRIAQLYMIQKKSRNETSGEGSGVEILENRPYTDGPGGSGQYTHKVYHVGMHIPGWFRSILPKAALRVVEESWNAYPYTRTRFTCPFVEKFSIDIETFYKSDSGENPNVFNLSPAEKNQLTIDFIDIVKDPMPPSEYKTDEDPRLFHSIKTQRGPLADNWIEEYQRRLLPLMCAYKLCKVEFRYWGMQSKIERFIHDTGLRKVMVRAHRQAWCWQDEWFGLSMENIRELEKEAQLMLSRKMAQFAQDKEEEEEEAAELTKNPQDLVSRESPQPSISSSGEPLPGRGGLKKQWSTSSKSSRSSKRGASPSRHSLSEWRMQSIARDSDESSEDEFFDAHEDLSDPEEMYPKDISKWDSNDLMDKIEGPEPDTTQDSLFGQNAPEYRVISSVEQLNIIEDEASPPLAVAPSKIHVLLLLLHGGTLLDRGAGDPSSKQGDANTIATVFDSVVRVHYPSALGRLAIRLVPCPPVCSDAFALISNLSPYSHDEGCLSSNQDHIPLAALPLLATSAPQYQDAVATVIQRANLAYGDFIKSQEGTAFSGQVCLIGDCVGGVLAFDALCHSNQPLCESQSSSRRGSVASVASVQDADLLAPGTLVNAANCPSSSNLESSRHLSRSNIDIPHSNGTEDPKRQLPRKRSDSSTYELDTIQQHQAFLSSLHARVLRKESGARRSSSSTVLDSAGTPSKFDFEIADLFLFGCPLGLVLALRKTVIPALDIFQLRPACQQVYNLFHPADPSASRLEPLLERRFHALAPFSVPRYQRYPLGDGCSTLLVEAVQRHPELVLEGPSGDGFLETSIPVPAPRSGPGCVESDALQAHSAVLQEQATPSSPGVPPASRGFRRASEISIASQVSGMAESYTASSIAQIAAKWWGQKRIDYALYCPDALTAFPTVALPHLFHASYWESTDVVSFLLRQVMRHDCSSILDLDGKEVSVFSPSKPREKWQRRRTHVKLRNVTANHRVNDALANEDGPQVLMGRFMYGPLDMVTLTGEKVDIHIMLQPPSGEWLYLDTLVTSSSGRVSYTIPETQRLGVGVYPIKMVVRGDHTFADSYITVLPKGTEFVVFSIDGSFAASVSIMGSDPKVRAGAVDVVRHWQDLGYLIIYVTGRPDMQKQRVVAWLAQHNFPHGVVSFCDGLVHDPLRHKANFLKLLITELHLRVHAAYGSTKDVAVYSSISLSPMQIYIVGRPTKKLQQQCQFITDGYAAHLAQLKYNHRARPARNTTTRMALRKGSFGLPGQGDFLRSRNHLLRTISAQPSGPSHRHEQTPSQADTEQRGQRSMSMAAGCWGRNVAGRLEPGASTGPK, via the exons ATGATCATAAAGGAATACCGGATCCCTCTGCCGATGACCGTGGAGGAGTACCGCATCGCCCAGCTCTACATGATCCAG AAGAAGAGCCGGAATGAAACGTCAGGCGAGGGCAGCGGCGTGGAGATCCTAGAGAACCGGCCGTACACTGACGGCCCCGGGGGCTCGGGCCAGTACACGCACAAGGTCTACCATGTGGGCATGCATATCCCGGGCTGGTTCCGCTCCATTCTGCCCAAGGCCGCCCTGCGGGTGGTGGAGGAATCCTGGAACGCGTACCCCTACACCCGGACCCG GTTCACTTGTCCTTTCGTGGAGAAATTTTCCATCGACATCGAGACTTTCTACAAAAGCGACTCGGGCGAAAACCCCAACGTGTTCAACCTGTCTCCTGCGGAGAAGAACCAACTGACCATCG ACTTCATCGACATCGTCAAGGACCCCATGCCCCCCAGCGAGTACAAGACGGACGAGGACCCCCGGCTCTTCCACTCCATCAAGACGCAGCGAGGACCCCTGGCCGACAACTGGATCGAGGAGTATCAGCGGCGCCTCCTGCCCCTCATGTGCGCCTACAAACTATGCAAGGTGGAGTTCCGCTACTGGGGTATGCAGTCCAAGATCGAGAGGTTCATCCACGACACAG GCCTGCGGAAGGTGATGGTCCGTGCCCACAGACAGGCCTGGTGCTGGCAGGACGAGTGGTTTGGGCTGAGCATGGAGAACATTCGAGAGCTGGAGAAGGAGGCGCAGCTCATGCTGTCCCGCAAGATGGCCCAGTTCGCACAGgacaaggaggaagaggaggaggaggccgcGGAGCTCACCAAGAATCCCCAGGACCTGGTCTCGAGGGAGTCTCCCCAGCCTAGTATCAGCAGCAGCGGGGAGCCCCTGCCTGGCCGGGGGGGCCTCAAGAAACAGTGGTCCACGTCCTCCAAGTCCTCACGGTCATCCAAGCGGGGAG CCAGCCCTTCCCGGCACAGCCTGTCTGAGTGGCGAATGCAGAGCATTGCCCGGGACTCGGACGAGAGCTCGGAGGATGAGTTCTTCGATGCACATG AGGACTTGTCGGACCCCGAGGAGATGTATCCCAAGGATATCAGCAAGTGGGACTCCAACGACCTCATGGACAAAATCGAAGGCCCTGAGCCGGACACAACACAGG ACAGCCTGTTTGGCCAGAATGCCCCCGAGTACCGTGTCATCTCCAGCGTTGAGCAGCTGAATATCATAGAG GACGAGGCCAGCCCCCCTCTTGCGGTTGCACCCTCCAAGATCcatgtgctgctgctgctgttacaCGGGGGGACACTCCTGGACAGGGGCGCAGGGGACCCCAGCTCCAAGCAGGGTGATGCCAACACCATAGCCACCGTCTTCGACTCCGTGGTGCGGGTGCACTATCCCAGCGCCCTGGGCCGCCTCGCCATCCGCCTGGTGCCCTGTCCACCCGTCTGCTCTGACGCCTTCGCGCTCATCTCCAA TCTCAGTCCCTACAGCCACGACGAAGGCTGCTTGTCCAGCAACCAGGATCACATCCCCCTGGCAGCTCTGCCCCTGCTGGCCACCTCTGCGCCCCAGTACCAGGACGCCGTGGCCACAGTCATCCAAAGGGCCAACCTGGCCTACGGGGACTTCATCAAGTCCCAGGAGGGCACAGCCTTCAGCGGGCAG GTCTGTCTGATCGGGGACTGCGTGGGGGGCGTCCTGGCATTCGACGCCTTGTGCCACAGCAACCAGCCGCTTTGCGAAAGCCAGAGCAGCAGCCGACGGGGTAGCGTGGCCAGCGTGGCCAGCGTGCAG GACGCGGACCTGTTGGCCCCAGGCACCCTGGTGAACGCAGCGAACTGCCCCAGCAGCAGCAACCTGGAGAGCAGCCGGCACCTCAGCCGCAGCAACATTGACATCCCGCACAGCAACGGCACCGAGGACCCCAAAAGGCAGCTGCCCCGCAAGAGGAGCGACTCGTCCACCTATGAGCTGGACACCATTCAGCAGCACCAGGCCTTTCTGTCCAG CCTCCATGCCCGGGTCCTGAGGAAGGAATCTGGTGCCCGCCGTTCCAGCAGCTCCACCGTGCTGGATAGCGCTGGCACCCCGAGCAAGTTTGACTTCGAGATCGCAGACCTCTTCCTCTTCGGATGTCCCCTGGGGCTGGTGCTGGCCCTACGGAAAACCGTCATTCCAGCCCTGGACA TTTTCCAGCTGCGGCCCGCCTGCCAGCAAGTATACAACCTCTTCCACCCCGCCGACCCCTCGGCCTCACGTCTGGAGCCCCTACTTGAGCGCCGCTTCCACGCCTTGGCCCCCTTCAGTGTCCCTCGATACCAGCGCTACCCGCTGGGGGACGGCTGCTCCACGCTGCTGG TGGAGGCCGTGCAGAGACACCCAGAGCTGGTCCTGGAGGGCCCCTCCGGGGATGGCTTCCTGGAGACCAGCATTCCGGTCCCCGCGCCCCGTTCCGGCCCTGGCTGCGTGGAGT CGGATGCACTCCAGGCCCACAGCGCGGTCTTGCAGGAGCAGGCGACCCCCTCCTCACCCGGCGTGCCCCCTGCTTCCCGAGGCTTCCGTCGGGCCAGCGAGATCAGTATTGCCAGCCAGGTGTCGGGCATGGCCGAGAGTTACACTGCGTCCAGCATCGCCCAGA TTGCTGCCAAGTGGTGGGGTCAGAAGCGTATCGACTACGCCCTGTACTGCCCGGACGCCCTGACGGCCTTTCCCACCGTGGCGCTGCCTCACCTCTTCCACGCCAGCTACTGGGAGTCCACCGACGTGGTCTCCTTCCTGCTGAGACAG GTCATGCGCCACGACTGTTCTAGCATCCTGGACCTGGATGGCAAGGAAGTGTCCGTGTTTAGCCCCTCAAAGCCCAGAGAGAAGTGGCAGCGCAGGCGGACCCACGTGAAACTAAGG aatgTGACAGCCAACCACCGGGTCAATGACGCACTGGCCAATGAGGACGGGCCGCAGGTGTTGATGGGCCGCTTTATGTATGGCCCCCTGGACATGGTCACCCTGACAGGGGAGAAG GTGGACATTCACATCATGCTGCAACCTCCCTCTGGGGAGTGGCTCTACTTGGACACGCTGGTGACCAGCAGCAGCGGCCGCGTCTCCTACACTATCCCGGAGACGCAGCGCTTGGGAGTGGGCGTCTACCCTATCAAGATGGTGGTCAG GGGCGACCACACCTTCGCCGACAGCTACATCACGGTGCTGCCCAAGGGCACGGAGTTCGTGGTCTTCAGCATTGACGGCTCCTTTGCCGCAAGCGTGTCCATCATGGGCAGCGACCCCAAAGTGCGAGCCGGGGCTGTGGACGTGGTGCG GCACTGGCAAGACCTGGGCTACCTCATCATCTACGTGACTGGCCGGCCCGACATGCAGAAGCAGAGGGTAGTGGCGTGGCTGGCACAGCACAACTTCCCCCATGGCGTGGTGTCCTTCTGTGATGGCCTGGTCCACGACCCGCTCCGGCACAAGGCCAACTTTCTCAAGCTGCTCATCACGGAG CTGCACCTGCGCGTGCATGCTGCCTACGGGTCCACCAAGGATGTGGCGGTCTACAGTTCCATCAGCCTGTCCCCCATGCAGATCTACATCGTGGGCCGGCCCACCAAGAAGCTGCAGCAGCAGTGCCAG TTCATCACGGACGGCTATGCAGCTCACCTGGCCCAGCTCAAGTACAACCACCGAGCCCGGCCCGCCCGCAACACGACCACCCGCATGGCTCTGCGCAAGGGCAGCTTTGGCCTGCCTGGCCAGGGTGACTTCCTACGCTCCCGGAACCACTTGCTCCGCACCATCTCAGCCCAGCCCAGCGGGCCCAGCCACCGGCACGAGCAAACGCCAAGCCAGGCAGACACAGAGCAGAGGGGCCAGCGCAGCATGAGCATGGCCGCTGGCTGCTGGGGCCGAAACGTGGCCGGCCGGCTGGAGCCGGGAGCCAGCACTGGCCCCAAGTAG
- the PITPNM2 gene encoding membrane-associated phosphatidylinositol transfer protein 2 isoform X4 has translation MIIKEYRIPLPMTVEEYRIAQLYMIQKKSRNETSGEGSGVEILENRPYTDGPGGSGQYTHKVYHVGMHIPGWFRSILPKAALRVVEESWNAYPYTRTRFTCPFVEKFSIDIETFYKSDSGENPNVFNLSPAEKNQLTIDFIDIVKDPMPPSEYKTDEDPRLFHSIKTQRGPLADNWIEEYQRRLLPLMCAYKLCKVEFRYWGMQSKIERFIHDTGLRKVMVRAHRQAWCWQDEWFGLSMENIRELEKEAQLMLSRKMAQFAQDKEEEEEEAAELTKNPQDLVSRESPQPSISSSGEPLPGRGGLKKQWSTSSKSSRSSKRGASPSRHSLSEWRMQSIARDSDESSEDEFFDAHEDLSDPEEMYPKDISKWDSNDLMDKIEGPEPDTTQDSLFGQNAPEYRVISSVEQLNIIEDEASPPLAVAPSKIHVLLLLLHGGTLLDRGAGDPSSKQGDANTIATVFDSVVRVHYPSALGRLAIRLVPCPPVCSDAFALISNLSPYSHDEGCLSSNQDHIPLAALPLLATSAPQYQDAVATVIQRANLAYGDFIKSQEGTAFSGQVCLIGDCVGGVLAFDALCHSNQPLCESQSSSRRGSVASVASVQDADLLAPGTLVNAANCPSSSNLESSRHLSRSNIDIPHSNGTEDPKRQLPRKRSDSSTYELDTIQQHQAFLSSLHARVLRKESGARRSSSSTVLDSAGTPSKFDFEIADLFLFGCPLGLVLALRKTVIPALDIFQLRPACQQVYNLFHPADPSASRLEPLLERRFHALAPFSVPRYQRYPLGDGCSTLLAVCPSH, from the exons ATGATCATAAAGGAATACCGGATCCCTCTGCCGATGACCGTGGAGGAGTACCGCATCGCCCAGCTCTACATGATCCAG AAGAAGAGCCGGAATGAAACGTCAGGCGAGGGCAGCGGCGTGGAGATCCTAGAGAACCGGCCGTACACTGACGGCCCCGGGGGCTCGGGCCAGTACACGCACAAGGTCTACCATGTGGGCATGCATATCCCGGGCTGGTTCCGCTCCATTCTGCCCAAGGCCGCCCTGCGGGTGGTGGAGGAATCCTGGAACGCGTACCCCTACACCCGGACCCG GTTCACTTGTCCTTTCGTGGAGAAATTTTCCATCGACATCGAGACTTTCTACAAAAGCGACTCGGGCGAAAACCCCAACGTGTTCAACCTGTCTCCTGCGGAGAAGAACCAACTGACCATCG ACTTCATCGACATCGTCAAGGACCCCATGCCCCCCAGCGAGTACAAGACGGACGAGGACCCCCGGCTCTTCCACTCCATCAAGACGCAGCGAGGACCCCTGGCCGACAACTGGATCGAGGAGTATCAGCGGCGCCTCCTGCCCCTCATGTGCGCCTACAAACTATGCAAGGTGGAGTTCCGCTACTGGGGTATGCAGTCCAAGATCGAGAGGTTCATCCACGACACAG GCCTGCGGAAGGTGATGGTCCGTGCCCACAGACAGGCCTGGTGCTGGCAGGACGAGTGGTTTGGGCTGAGCATGGAGAACATTCGAGAGCTGGAGAAGGAGGCGCAGCTCATGCTGTCCCGCAAGATGGCCCAGTTCGCACAGgacaaggaggaagaggaggaggaggccgcGGAGCTCACCAAGAATCCCCAGGACCTGGTCTCGAGGGAGTCTCCCCAGCCTAGTATCAGCAGCAGCGGGGAGCCCCTGCCTGGCCGGGGGGGCCTCAAGAAACAGTGGTCCACGTCCTCCAAGTCCTCACGGTCATCCAAGCGGGGAG CCAGCCCTTCCCGGCACAGCCTGTCTGAGTGGCGAATGCAGAGCATTGCCCGGGACTCGGACGAGAGCTCGGAGGATGAGTTCTTCGATGCACATG AGGACTTGTCGGACCCCGAGGAGATGTATCCCAAGGATATCAGCAAGTGGGACTCCAACGACCTCATGGACAAAATCGAAGGCCCTGAGCCGGACACAACACAGG ACAGCCTGTTTGGCCAGAATGCCCCCGAGTACCGTGTCATCTCCAGCGTTGAGCAGCTGAATATCATAGAG GACGAGGCCAGCCCCCCTCTTGCGGTTGCACCCTCCAAGATCcatgtgctgctgctgctgttacaCGGGGGGACACTCCTGGACAGGGGCGCAGGGGACCCCAGCTCCAAGCAGGGTGATGCCAACACCATAGCCACCGTCTTCGACTCCGTGGTGCGGGTGCACTATCCCAGCGCCCTGGGCCGCCTCGCCATCCGCCTGGTGCCCTGTCCACCCGTCTGCTCTGACGCCTTCGCGCTCATCTCCAA TCTCAGTCCCTACAGCCACGACGAAGGCTGCTTGTCCAGCAACCAGGATCACATCCCCCTGGCAGCTCTGCCCCTGCTGGCCACCTCTGCGCCCCAGTACCAGGACGCCGTGGCCACAGTCATCCAAAGGGCCAACCTGGCCTACGGGGACTTCATCAAGTCCCAGGAGGGCACAGCCTTCAGCGGGCAG GTCTGTCTGATCGGGGACTGCGTGGGGGGCGTCCTGGCATTCGACGCCTTGTGCCACAGCAACCAGCCGCTTTGCGAAAGCCAGAGCAGCAGCCGACGGGGTAGCGTGGCCAGCGTGGCCAGCGTGCAG GACGCGGACCTGTTGGCCCCAGGCACCCTGGTGAACGCAGCGAACTGCCCCAGCAGCAGCAACCTGGAGAGCAGCCGGCACCTCAGCCGCAGCAACATTGACATCCCGCACAGCAACGGCACCGAGGACCCCAAAAGGCAGCTGCCCCGCAAGAGGAGCGACTCGTCCACCTATGAGCTGGACACCATTCAGCAGCACCAGGCCTTTCTGTCCAG CCTCCATGCCCGGGTCCTGAGGAAGGAATCTGGTGCCCGCCGTTCCAGCAGCTCCACCGTGCTGGATAGCGCTGGCACCCCGAGCAAGTTTGACTTCGAGATCGCAGACCTCTTCCTCTTCGGATGTCCCCTGGGGCTGGTGCTGGCCCTACGGAAAACCGTCATTCCAGCCCTGGACA TTTTCCAGCTGCGGCCCGCCTGCCAGCAAGTATACAACCTCTTCCACCCCGCCGACCCCTCGGCCTCACGTCTGGAGCCCCTACTTGAGCGCCGCTTCCACGCCTTGGCCCCCTTCAGTGTCCCTCGATACCAGCGCTACCCGCTGGGGGACGGCTGCTCCACGCTGCTGG CTGTATGTCCGTCGCACTAG